One stretch of Miscanthus floridulus cultivar M001 chromosome 18, ASM1932011v1, whole genome shotgun sequence DNA includes these proteins:
- the LOC136523305 gene encoding uncharacterized protein has protein sequence MTVVGLSFSPPSPLLSSPFLLQMLSARPAGAHGASRGRAGPAGDALAAGVGHRRAWPGARGAGRGRAGRGGGPPAGVAGAMRGRLGTRWPWRGPSAGVAGGARGRLGMAEAGDDVASTTTVLGGPGCCSGGAGTGRGPPPAARGRGGGGLRRRSYICPGL, from the coding sequence ATGACGGTCGTcggcctctccttctcccctccttctcccctcctctcttctcccttcctccTCCAAATGCTCTCTGCACGGCCGGCAGGGGCGCACGGGGCCAGCCGGGGGCGCGCGGGGCCGGCCGGGGATGCGCTGGCCGCGGGGGTGGGCCACCGGCGGGCGTGGCCGGGGGCACGCGGGGCCGGCCGGGGACGCGCTGGCCGTGGGGGTGGGCCACCGGCGGGCGTGGCCGGGGCCATGCGGGGTCGGCTGGGGACGCGCTGGCCGTGGCGTGGGCCATCGGCGGGCGTGGCCGGGGGCGCGCGGGGCCGGCTGGGGATGGCCGAGGCGGGCGACGACGTGGCCTCGACGACGACGGTGCTCGGCGGGCCGGgctgctgctccggcggcgcGGGGACAGGGCGGGGGCCGCCTCCGGCGGCACGGGGACGGGGTGGGGGCGGGCTACGGCGGCGCAGCTACatatgtcctggtttgtga